In the Bacteroidia bacterium genome, AATTGTGTCAATAAAAGCATAGGGCGAAAACCTGACACCTAAAGCAGGGTGAATAAATTTCGCAAAACTATTGAAGTTATTGTTTTTTATTGAAGTTAGAACTTGTATTGTTAATTCTAAAATTATTGAGTCTTTATTTACAGTTACACTTTTATTTTGCAAATTATCAGCAGATAAAGAATTATCAGATTTTAAATTTCCTTGATTACAACAGGTAAATAACAATATACCCAATGATAAGATTAAAAAATTTCTCATAGTAAATTAATATATATGCCCCGTTTCTTCCAACTCGGTTTTGTTTATTTTTTTCTTAGACATAACTCTCCAAATATATATAATATATGCCAGTACAAAAGGAATAAAAAGAGTAACATAACTCATCACGGTTAATGTGTATTTGCTTGATGACGAATTAAAAATTGTTAACGATGATTGTAAGTTATAAGTAGAAGGATAAAAAGAAGTATTATTTAAACCTGCAATAATAAATAATGAAAACACAACTGGAATTAATCCGATTATGGTAATCCAAAAAGAGTTTGAAGATTTATTAATTCCCCCCTTATAAATTCCAAATATTGTTATTAAAACACCTAGCTGAAAAAGAGTTAAAATAACCGGCATTTGCATTAAATTATGAAGATATTTTAATGGCTCCATATAAATTTTATTTGTATTTGGATCTATAGCAAAACCATCTTTTGTAATTAATATTCCCAAAAACAAAAGAAAAAATAGCACAAAGCACAATCCATTAATTAATACCTGATTTGCAGAACGGTCAGAAATTTCTTTATTGTCAATATATTTCATAAAAAACATTGCACCCGTTACTCGGGTTAGACAAAATAAAGCAAATCCCAACGAGAGATTCTGTGTATTTAACAAAAGATCTAAGCCATAATAGCTATTCATCCATGAGCTTAAGTTAAATTTATCAATCATGAAATATGAGCCTGTAAAAAAGCTGCTAACAATTATCCCAATAAAAAATGTTGCAAAAAAACCATTTGTTATCTGTAAAATCTCATAAAATCTTGCTCCTAAAATATTTCCTGATTTTTTTCTGTACTCGTACGAAACGGCCTGACCAATAAATCCAAATAAAATAATTGTCCAAACCCAATAAGCACCACTAAAACTTGTTGCATAAAACAAGGGAAACGATGCAAAAAAAGCTCCGCCAAAAGTTACAAGAGTAGTAAAAGTAAGTTCCCATTTTCTACCTAATGCATTAACTAAAAGAGTTCTTTCATCTTCTGTTTTTGCTACCTGAAAAAGTAAGGTTTGTCCGCCCTGAACAAACATTAAAAAAACAAGTATTGCTCCGATTAGTGAAATAATTATCCACCAATATTGCTGTAATGCGGTTAAAGTCATTGTTTCAAACATAAAACTTATTCTTTAGGACCGTTTTTAATTTGCTTCCATAATATTTTAATATCTGCAATAAGTAATACTGTAAATAAAATTGCAAATAAAATAAATGTAGTTTGCACTGATGAGGTGCTAAGATGTGATGTTGCTTTTGAAACAGGTAATAAATCCTGAATAGCCCAAGGCTGACGTCCAACTTCGGCAACTATCCACCCTAATTCTGTTGCAATATATCCAAGTGGTATTGTTAATACAGCTAACCACAAAATTAATTTTCTTTTGATTAATGTTTTTCGCCATAAAAAGAAAAGTATAACAAGTAGCAGAATTACAAAATAAAAACCTAATCCAACCATTAAATGAAAAGAATAAAAGGTAATAGGAATGTTAGGAACTACATCTTCGGGTTTATCTAAATAGGCATATCCTAAATCCGTATAATTAGTTCTAAACTCTGCTAACGATAATCGCATTTCAGAAGTATCATTATCTTTTTTTGCTTCTTTATATTTATTTAACGCAATCATTGCAATAGTTCCGCGCTCCATTCTTTTAAAAACCGGTTCTATTCCCTGATATTGATTTCCATAAACCAAATCGTAAATTCCGGGAACAAATGCATTTTTATCACGATATCCGAGTTTGGAAAGCATTCCCGGCATTTCCGTTTTAAAAATAAAATGATTTACTGTATCACTAATTGGGACGCCTGGTCTAAGAACAGCTAAAGCAATAATAGGAGCTCTGGTTCTGCCAATATACAACCCTTCCATTGCAGCTAATTTTACAGGTTGTTTTTGGGCAACCTGATAAGTAGAAGTATCACCCGAAACAGTTACCAGCATTGTTGCTGCAAAACCAAATATTGCGCCTACCAAAATGCTCTTTTTTGCAAAACTTTCATGCCGTTTTTTTATTAAATACCAAGAGCTTATTCCAACAACAAACAATGATGCAACAACATATGCAGAAGTAACAGTATGCCAAAACTTATGAATAGCAAATGGTGAAAATGCCACTTCCCAGAAATTTACCATTTCACAACGTGCAGTATCTGGATTAAAAGTCATTCCTACAGGATCGTTCATCCATGCATTTGCGACTAATATCCACCATGATGATAACGTTGAGCCAATTGTTACGAGCCACGTTGATAAAAGGTGAGTTTTCTTTCCAACTTTATTCCAGCCAAAAAACATTAAAACAATAAATGTGCTTTCAAGAAAAAAAGCTAATATCCCCTCTATTGCAAGTGGAGCACCGAATAAATCACCAACTATCCAAGAATAATTTGACCAGTTAGTGCCAAATTCAAACTCCAGAATTATTCCGGTTGCTGCACCAATTGCGAAATTTATTCCGAATAACTTCATCCAGAATTTTGTAATTTTTCTCCATTCTTCATTACCTGTTTTAACATAAATGCTCTCCATTATTGCCATAATAAAAGAAAGACCTAATGTTAACGGAACGAATAACCAATGATAAATTGATGTAAGAGCAAATTGCGCCCTAGACCAATCCACTAAAGAAATATCTGATAAGCTCATTTTTATTTATTTTGTCAATGAGTTAATTACATATTCGGATTTTTGTTCATCACTTGTAAAATGTGTAGACAAAAAATCCTTAAAGAAAAAGAGTTTTAAAACAATAAACATTACAAATAGCTTAATTAAAAGTATTATTATTAAATTTTTACCAAGTTTTCCTGGATTTCGAAGACTATTTAAATAAAACGAACCTGCATTTAAAATAAATTTTTTCAAATACATAGATTTTTTAATAATAAAATACCAAGAAACTTAAAACCCTTTTCGGTTTAAATATAATAATATTTTATGTTAATAAATACGAAACTGTAATACAGCAGATTTTTGTAAAAAATCTATTCGTACATATTGGCAATTTTCTTAAGGGCTTTTTGATCCAGAAGTTTTATTTTTCTGCCACTTAATTCAATCAGTTTGTCATCTTTAAATTCGCTTAAAAGCCTTATTACAGATTCGGTTGCAGTACCAATTATATTTGCCAGTTCCTCTCTTGTTAAGGAAATCTGAAGTACGTTTTCTGCATCAAGTCCGAAATTTTCTTTCAGAATAAACAACACTTCTGCTAATCTTTCTCTGACTGTTTTTTGAGCAATATCTGTAATAAATGCATTTGCTTCTCCAAGTTCTCTGCATGTTAATTGCAGCAATTCAATTGCAAATTCAGGATTCTTTTTTAGTAAAGCAAACAATGATTCTCCGGGTATAAAACACATAGTAGCATCTTCCAATACTTTTGCTGTATGGCATGCCAAATCTCCGCTTAACAATGAACGGTAACCTATTATATCACCTTTTTTTGCAAATCTAATTATTTGCTCACGTCCCTCTAAGCCAGTTTTAAAAAGCTTAACAATTCCTTTGTTAACACAATAGAAGCCATTAACTCTACTGCCTTCATGATAAATAATGTTTCCTTTTTTATGAAAATTACAGCCTTTATCAAAATTTAAGTTTGTAATTTCATCTGTTGTTAATTGCGAAAAAAGAGAATTTGATAAAATTGCACAATCATCGCATCCGGGTATTGTAGTTAAATTTTTCATTAAACGCCTGTTTGTTAAAAGCATAATGTTAAAATATTAATAAAAGTCTGATCAATATTTTATTGTTTAAAGATACAGTTATTACATATATTTACATCTGTTTATTTTGTGTTTAATGACATCTTTCGAACAGAGGAAAACCTTAGTATTAGGAGCTAGTACAAATCCTGACAGATATTCTTACAAAGCTGTTGAGAAACTTGTAAGATATGGTTATAACGTTGTTGCCATCGGAGTTAGAGAAGGCTCGATTGGAAAAATAAAAATAACGACAGAAAAAATACTTGTTTCAGATATTGATACTGTTGCAATGTATTTATCTCCTGCAAGACAGGAAGAATATATGGATTATGTAATTTCATTAAAACCAAGAAGAATAATTTTTAATCCGGGAACTGAGAATGCCATATTTGCAAAAAAAGCAAAAGAAAATGGAATTAAAACCTATAAATCATGTGTTTTAGTAATGTTATCTTTAAACAAATATTAAATAGAATTTGAAAACTGTTTTAAAAACCTAATATCATTTTCTGAAAACATTCTTAAATCCTTAACCTGAAATTTTAAATTTGTAATTCTTTCTATTCCCATACCAAAGGCATATCCGGTGTATTCTTTGCTATTAATTCCGCATTTTTCTAAAACATTAGGATCAACCATACCACAACCAAGAATTTCTACCCAACCTGTATGTTTGCAAAATGCACAGCCCTCGCCACCACATAAATTACACGAAATATCCATTTCGGCTGATGGCTCTGTAAATGGGAAGTAAGACGGTCTAAGTCTGATTTGAGTTTCTGCACCAAACATTTCACGGGCAAAATATAACAACGTTTGCTTAAGGTCGGCAAATGAAACATTATGATCAATATATAATCCCTCAACCTGATGAAAAAAACAATGTGCACGAGCAGAGATTGCTTCATTTCTAAAAACCCTGCCTGGCATAATTATCCGGATAGGTGGCTTTTGATTTTCCATAACCCTTACCTGAACCGATGAGGTATGAGTTCGTAATAATATGTCGGGACTTTTTTCAATAAAGAAAGTATCTTGCATATCACGTGCAGGATGTTCTTCAGGAAAATTTAATGCAGTAAAAACATGCCAGTCATCTTCTATTTCTGGACCTTCGGAAACAGTAAATCCTAAACGACTGAAAATATCAATTATTTCATTTTTTACAATGCTTAAAGGATGGCGACTTCCAACTTCTATTGGATCACCTGGCATTGTTAAGTCGTTGTAATTTGTTACAGTCTCTTCACTTTCTATTTTTTGAGAAAATGACGAGAATTTTTCCTGAGCTTCGTTTTTCAAAGTGTTAAGAAGTTGACCAACCTCTTTTTTCTGTTCGCTTAATACCTGTTTAAAGCCATCAAATAAAGTTGATATTTCGCCTTTTTTTGAAAGATATTTTAATCTGAATTCTTCTAACTGTACTTTATTTGCAACCTGTGCCGAACGAATTTCTGAAATCAGTTGCGTAATTTTTTCTTTCATCTGAAAACTTTATTTTATTTGTTTAATTTTCATTTTAACATCAACCAAAGGTCTGTCATTTTTGTCTTTTTTAACAGCGGCAATACTGTCAACAACATTCATTCCTTCAATAACTTCACCAAAAACGGTATAGGCACCATCCAAATGTGGCGTTCCGCCAATTGTAGTATATGTTTTTCTTTGCTCGGGACTGAATGTAAATTTGCCAACTTTTAAAAGTTCCTTTTCTGCTATTGGATCAAGCTCCTTAATAAAATTCATTAATGATTCTTGAGTTCCGATTTTTTTCACAGAATCAAGTTTCATCCTCAGATTTTCACTTTCCGGAGCCATTAATAAATTTCCCAATATCTGATTTTTTAGACTCTGATTTTTTTTTGATTCAATAACATCTAATTCCTGACTGGTAAAAATCTTTCCCTGAACAATATAAAATTGCGAACCAGAAGATTCTTTTTTGGGATTAACATTATCAGACTCGCGGGCAGCTGCCAATGCACCTTTTTTATGAAAAATTCCCGGTGTTATTTCTGCCGGAATATTATAACCCGGGCCACCATTACCTAACATTACATTTGGTTGAGCATTTTTAGAATCGGGATCACCCCCCTGAATCATAAACTCAGAAATTACTCTATGAAAAAGCAAATCGTCGAAAAATTTCTCGGAAACCAATTTTATAAAGTTATCTCTATGTAAAGGAGTTTGGTCATACAGCTTAATTTTAATGTCTCCAAACTTTGTGTTTACTACAAATATTTTTTCTGAACTAGCAGGAACTCTTATACATGAATAAATAATTGTAAAAAAAATTATTGTTGTCCCTATAACTGTTAATGCTCGTTTCATACGATAAAAATTAATTCCGAAAATTACAAAAAAATTACGACTCCAATAAAGTTAAATAACTCATTGGAAATTCACCATGATTTTAACTTAAAATTAAAACAAACATTATTAATTTGTTTATCGTAGAACTTTTAAATTTAAATTCAATAATTATGAATTTCAAAATATTACTATTAATTGTCTTAACAAGTAGTAGTGTTGTATTTGGACAAACAGATAGTTTAAAATCTAAAACAAGACCTGAGATTCCTGATTCAGCTTTTCAGGATATGGGCGTTTCTGTTTCACCTTCAAGCATGCATTTAAATATTAAACCAGGAACAACTGTAGCAAAAGAAATCAGAATTAATAATTCTACAAAACAACTATATAATTTCAGTATCGGATATTGCGATTTT is a window encoding:
- the cydB gene encoding cytochrome d ubiquinol oxidase subunit II, which codes for MFETMTLTALQQYWWIIISLIGAILVFLMFVQGGQTLLFQVAKTEDERTLLVNALGRKWELTFTTLVTFGGAFFASFPLFYATSFSGAYWVWTIILFGFIGQAVSYEYRKKSGNILGARFYEILQITNGFFATFFIGIIVSSFFTGSYFMIDKFNLSSWMNSYYGLDLLLNTQNLSLGFALFCLTRVTGAMFFMKYIDNKEISDRSANQVLINGLCFVLFFLLFLGILITKDGFAIDPNTNKIYMEPLKYLHNLMQMPVILTLFQLGVLITIFGIYKGGINKSSNSFWITIIGLIPVVFSLFIIAGLNNTSFYPSTYNLQSSLTIFNSSSSKYTLTVMSYVTLFIPFVLAYIIYIWRVMSKKKINKTELEETGHIY
- a CDS encoding cytochrome ubiquinol oxidase subunit I; the encoded protein is MSLSDISLVDWSRAQFALTSIYHWLFVPLTLGLSFIMAIMESIYVKTGNEEWRKITKFWMKLFGINFAIGAATGIILEFEFGTNWSNYSWIVGDLFGAPLAIEGILAFFLESTFIVLMFFGWNKVGKKTHLLSTWLVTIGSTLSSWWILVANAWMNDPVGMTFNPDTARCEMVNFWEVAFSPFAIHKFWHTVTSAYVVASLFVVGISSWYLIKKRHESFAKKSILVGAIFGFAATMLVTVSGDTSTYQVAQKQPVKLAAMEGLYIGRTRAPIIALAVLRPGVPISDTVNHFIFKTEMPGMLSKLGYRDKNAFVPGIYDLVYGNQYQGIEPVFKRMERGTIAMIALNKYKEAKKDNDTSEMRLSLAEFRTNYTDLGYAYLDKPEDVVPNIPITFYSFHLMVGLGFYFVILLLVILFFLWRKTLIKRKLILWLAVLTIPLGYIATELGWIVAEVGRQPWAIQDLLPVSKATSHLSTSSVQTTFILFAILFTVLLIADIKILWKQIKNGPKE
- a CDS encoding DUF4492 domain-containing protein; this translates as MKKFILNAGSFYLNSLRNPGKLGKNLIIILLIKLFVMFIVLKLFFFKDFLSTHFTSDEQKSEYVINSLTK
- a CDS encoding Crp/Fnr family transcriptional regulator, whose translation is MKNLTTIPGCDDCAILSNSLFSQLTTDEITNLNFDKGCNFHKKGNIIYHEGSRVNGFYCVNKGIVKLFKTGLEGREQIIRFAKKGDIIGYRSLLSGDLACHTAKVLEDATMCFIPGESLFALLKKNPEFAIELLQLTCRELGEANAFITDIAQKTVRERLAEVLFILKENFGLDAENVLQISLTREELANIIGTATESVIRLLSEFKDDKLIELSGRKIKLLDQKALKKIANMYE
- a CDS encoding CoA-binding protein — translated: MTSFEQRKTLVLGASTNPDRYSYKAVEKLVRYGYNVVAIGVREGSIGKIKITTEKILVSDIDTVAMYLSPARQEEYMDYVISLKPRRIIFNPGTENAIFAKKAKENGIKTYKSCVLVMLSLNKY
- the pheS gene encoding phenylalanine--tRNA ligase subunit alpha, which produces MKEKITQLISEIRSAQVANKVQLEEFRLKYLSKKGEISTLFDGFKQVLSEQKKEVGQLLNTLKNEAQEKFSSFSQKIESEETVTNYNDLTMPGDPIEVGSRHPLSIVKNEIIDIFSRLGFTVSEGPEIEDDWHVFTALNFPEEHPARDMQDTFFIEKSPDILLRTHTSSVQVRVMENQKPPIRIIMPGRVFRNEAISARAHCFFHQVEGLYIDHNVSFADLKQTLLYFAREMFGAETQIRLRPSYFPFTEPSAEMDISCNLCGGEGCAFCKHTGWVEILGCGMVDPNVLEKCGINSKEYTGYAFGMGIERITNLKFQVKDLRMFSENDIRFLKQFSNSI
- a CDS encoding peptidylprolyl isomerase, with the protein product MKRALTVIGTTIIFFTIIYSCIRVPASSEKIFVVNTKFGDIKIKLYDQTPLHRDNFIKLVSEKFFDDLLFHRVISEFMIQGGDPDSKNAQPNVMLGNGGPGYNIPAEITPGIFHKKGALAAARESDNVNPKKESSGSQFYIVQGKIFTSQELDVIESKKNQSLKNQILGNLLMAPESENLRMKLDSVKKIGTQESLMNFIKELDPIAEKELLKVGKFTFSPEQRKTYTTIGGTPHLDGAYTVFGEVIEGMNVVDSIAAVKKDKNDRPLVDVKMKIKQIK